One window from the genome of Grus americana isolate bGruAme1 chromosome 2, bGruAme1.mat, whole genome shotgun sequence encodes:
- the TMEM200C gene encoding transmembrane protein 200C has protein sequence MIATGGLLRISARKQDPLRPQNQVPKRKRKAKKKRKNDVVVVKGKLKLCSLSGLIALCGILVLLVGIALAVVGYWPKPSQVYREGSFSGGRYLAPQGGTPKNRSRSQEGAQAGINPESPPRANTSTTAATRGSPQSPPTASSPQASVGFLFRLFSSYLHSDKLKVLGPLIMGIGIFLFICANAVLHENRDKKTKIINLRDLYSTVIDAHSLRAKDGGTPASAPLNGFVNYVQSRGLELKPGGEGLGAAAMLAKSSWPPGLGVSLSPPDLASSPRRSSLCTPPQPPSLPEAVYSIYRERAALAGRTVTSPPCSPPESWDRRSTASSIVGSSLSAFTLLPLAPSGGGGSWRRPPGERGAQEIPRGEFELSLTDLSSSHIEGGCGTRRHKLVLRRQSTSCLPDARRPLFPEPPRSPAVSRGPDSNLLVKASSSYSKSLDLGGSPPSTPPAITRTDSQSSQSELSSSNKGYSHLEEAGTSLESVANTPASKIQDCEEEPGENTDSLKATSREQTGEQSQQTQRQYTNKEKLFMISRSHAALGLEDGELESTGI, from the coding sequence ATGATCGCCACTGGAGGCCTCCTGAGGATCTCGGCTAGGAAACAGGACCCCTTGCGACCCCAAAATCAAGTCCCAAAGCGCAAAcgcaaggcaaaaaaaaagcgCAAGAATGACGTGGTGGTGGTGAAAGGCAAGCTCAAGCTGTGCTCCCTCTCAGGGCTCATCGCTCTCTGTGGCATCCTGGTACTGCTGGTGGGCATCGCCTTGGCCGTGGTGGGCTACTGGCCGAAGCCCAGCCAGGTGTACAGAGAAGGCAGTTTCAGCGGGGGTCGGTACCTGGCACCGCAGGGTGGCACCCCCAAGAACCGCTCCCGGAGCCAGGAAGGGGCACAAGCAGGGATCAATCCAGAGTCACCCCCAAGAGCCAACACCTCCACTACTGCTGCCACCCGTGGGTCCCCGCAGTCCCCTCCCACTGCCTCGTCTCCCCAGGCCTCCGTGGGTTTCCTTTTCCGTCTTTTCTCGAGCTACTTGCATTCAGACAAGCTGAAGGTCCTGGGCCCCCTCATCATGGGTATCGGCATCTTCCTCTTCATCTGCGCCAACGCAGTGTTGCATGAGAACCGTGACAAGAAGACCAAGATCATCAACCTGCGTGACCTCTACTCCACTGTCATCGATGCCCACAGCCTGCGGGCCAAGGACGGAGGCACCCCAGCCTCAGCCCCTCTCAACGGCTTTGTCAACTATGTGCAGTCCCGGGGCCTGGAGCTAAAGCCTGGTGGTGAAGGCCTGGGTGCTGCGGCCATGCTGGCCAAGAGCTCCTGGCCACCAGGACTGGGTGTCTCCCTTTCCCCGCCAGACCTGGCGTCCTCGCCACGGCGTTCCTCCTTGTGCACCCCACCACAGCCACCCAGCCTGCCTGAGGCTGTGTACAGCATCTACCGGGAGCGTGCTGCCCTTGCTGGCCGCACTGTCACCAGCCCACCCTGCAGCCCGCCGGAGAGCTGGGACCGGCgcagcacagccagctccaTCGTCGGCTCTTCACTGAGTGCTTTCACTCTCCTGCCCTTGGCGCCGAGCGGCGGAGGGGGAAGCTGGCGGAGGCCCCCTGGTGAGCGGGGAGCCCAGGAGATCCCCCGGGGGGAGTTTGAACTGAGCCTGACTgacctcagcagcagccacatcGAGGGGGGCTGCGGGACGAGGAGGCACAAGCTGGTTCTCAGGCGGCAGAGCACCAGCTGCTTGCCCGATGCCAGGCGTCCCCTTTTCCCGGAGCCACCTCGGTCCCCGGCTGTCAGCAGGGGCCCAGACTCCAACCTCTTGGTAAAGGCATCTTCTAGCTACTCCAAATCTCTGGATCTGGGGGGGTCACCCCCCTCAACCCCTCCTGCCATCACCAGGACGGACTCCCAGAGCTCCCAGTCTGAGCTTTCCAGCAGCAATAAGGGCTACAGCCACCTGGAGGAGGCAGGCACCTCCTTGGAGTCAGTTGCCAACACCCCAGCCAGTAAAATCCAGGACTGTGAGGAGGAACCAGGTGAGAACACGGATTCCCTCAAGGCTACCAGCAGAGAACAAACAGGAGAGCAATCCCAGCAAACTCAAAGACAGTACACAAATAAAGAGAAACTCTTTATGATTTCTAGGTCGCATGCTGCATTAGGGCTGGAGGACGGGGAGCTGGAGAGTACTGGCAtctaa